CTAGTGATCAAGtatgtttttcaaaaaaatgcaCACATGCATAGTAAATGATGCTCCAATGCCTTTATTACACATAAATAACGAAGACTTAAAGCATCAAATTGAATAAACGATTTAATGCAATGTACGAGGATACGTATGGtagagaaataaaatttttttttgtaaaaaagtaACGTGTCTTTATTtatcatcaatatttttcataatagtAACTTTTATAGTTAACCCTTTGATAGATTTCTCTGGTTAATATACTATCGCGCTATTTGCAATGATACATAACGTATGTAATTACAAAATTGATTATTACCttaagtatattattttatacaagtTACAATAATACACGTCGTTGTCACGCGTGACTAAATCGAAGGACTTGCGTATCATGTTTCCTTCACAATGATTTCGATACTATCCTGCTGATTTTTTCACTCACTAAACTCACCAGAACCTTTATTTTATCGATTCAAGTTTGAtaaacgattttttaaatcaaaacttttgattttcatttaaaacaTATTGCACTATACTTAGCAACTTAGCAAatatatttactaaaaaaaatatatattataaaaaaaaagattaacattgagaaaattcaaaataagtGGCAGTGAAAAGGTTGACAGAAATACTTTAAAAAACCCatgttaaatttaaaattacatCTAAAAACTTTTTGTAAATGCAGTATTTAAAAGTTAATACAAACTACACTTTTTGAAAACTTAGTAATTAATgaattaagaaaataaaattgatagtAAAATTTGTCTACTTAAAACTAGggatataattaattaatcgcttttaaaaaaaaagcttgtTTGCACACTTAAAGGAAATCTATAATCCAAAGGTTCTGGCTTATCTTTATGCACATCATTTTATCACCACTGCAAATAAAGACTTTGCAATAAGTATTGCAAAGTCGAGCTGAAAAAATGAGTCCAGCTTTGCATTACTTTAAAATCAAGTCTTGCATAATATACTTGTATAATCtcttcaataaattttcaattgcGTTTTCAGACGAGAGTTCATCCTGAACTTGAACTTAAAACTAAACCTCGATTTTATCAACAGCAATCATAGTAGTGATTATAAACACTTTTCCTTTCTCTCACGGCATTAGAACGATATTATAGTACCGTTTCGATCGTTGGCACAAAAACATCAGCAGGTGACTTCTATAGTTTTGAGTTTTTTAAGAGTGATCAACTTACTCAATTAGTAATCAAGATACtaaatatatgcatataaattctgatttgatttttgaatgtaatcttaaaaattgtttcgatctCTTTCATTGGTAGGTAATTCAAGAATAATCTATGTAATCTTTTAAATCGATACCTCTTTAATTCGTTGATTTATAAAAGTTGAGATTTTCAAAAGTGTATCTTAAAACGtgaaaaattacatttttcacaaaaattgataaaaacggattatttcttttttgttatttttgttattactTGTGCTATTTGAATTATATCTTGATagttagattttatttttatcaagtgtatctttcatttttaattgaaaattttattaacgaAACTCATAAGTTACTGttctttttagtaaattataCAGCTACAGTACTCAGTCAAATATTAAAGGTTTACTAGGAAAGCTGGTTTAAGTACAAAATCGAAAGCACCTaataaattatgtataattatatatgaattatttatatgtAATAGCACATAGATTACATATTagcacacacatatatatatatatatatatatatatatatatatatatatatatatatatatatatatatataaataatcatatatAGGATTATcatagatttttctttttcatgtAAACAGACACAACTGTATGTAATTAATTGTACATGGTACAATAGAAAAGTTTTCATAGAATTTCGATTCAACTTTATCGCGTATCAACtgctaataaatttttaaaagataattcatatataattatatatgattgcctacatatatatttatatatcacAACGTCGGATTTCACATATAACTGTACACAGtataaattatacataattttcTTCATAGGTCTTTACTTACAGATTcttttaaattatgtatttttgtttataacgTAAACTGCGATAATTTTGTATACTCAAATATACTCAAATTATATAACTAGCCTCATAGATAAAAAAAGAGCAGAGCCAATCACCAGATATGACGCGAGCATTAGGCTTTCTTAGACAAGATGAGACAAATTTAACTTCTTTTCATTTATCCTCCCAGCGAGTCAGACTTTACTGTTCTCTTGGCAGCGAGCAGTAACAAGTACGTGTGTGTCAGCAGTTAAAAGACTAGctagtatataataataataatatatattctgTTTTATCAGTCAGGTGTCTTTTACATACACCGTCGTATAAGGCCATGATGTGACTTACCGCTGGCTGTGTTGCAGTTTTATGTATGCTCTCTTAAATGTTTACACTCTCGTAGATCGAAGGATATATACTTGTTTGTTTTTGTTCAGTACAAAGATGACAATTTACTCTGCAGTAGAAAGCAATTGATTATATCGACATTTGGGATTTTCTTCACAGCAAAACCTATTCTgactctttctttctcttttttcgccatatttacaaaaaatcaCTGCGTACTCCTTACTTTTATctgctttataaaataattgtagCAGATGCTTAGCAAAGTTAATTGTTCACTTTTCACAATAGGCTATAATTAGTTCAGCAGATGAGATATTAGATATGCGCAATGTTCGTAATATTTCAAcagataaataattaataaatcgGTGTTtgaattcatatttttactTGCTCTACTGAGGATGAATCAATTTTCTTGTATTTGTGGATATCAAAAGAAGGGATTTAAAATAAGAATGTGTAACAGCATCTGATGCGaatattgattaaaaataaaactattaattttaacaGCTAGGTAGTTTAAAAGTTAGTGTTTCCAAGTTGTGAATGACGATTCGTAAGTTTTCTGTGTGCGTCGAGGGAGACAAAACGTAAGTATTAGTCCTACGCTCTTTCGCGAAAATAGAAGTTTTAAGTATCGCTTGTGTACTTTTACGCTTTAACTTTATCTAGCATCTGTACAACCAATTCCACTTTAGACGCAGAAAAcgagttttttcattttaaaaagcACCGATATGTCTTGCTGCAATTTTTCACTATCATATATTATACAGTGTTCTTGAACAGTGTTTAAACCGCGTGTAGCTTTTATCCTTATAATATTGTGTTCTATCTACAGATTGATAGCATTATTAAGTCCtttaaaaaagtaacaaaAGTATAGAAAATCgcgaatatataaattatttacaatattacaCTGATGTCATTCGTTGCTGTGACGTTGATTCTTTGAAAGAATATAAGCAACCAATGCCCGTAGGATTAAATGTCTGTTGGTTTTCTTTCATTGTTTGTCAAGTCCACGATAGTCATTGCTAATAGGAATTATATGTTACACTATGCATATAATACAAGATTATGGTGCTTGCAATGTCGATCGTGGCAAGAAAAAACGCTTTCTCAAACGCTCATGAATTACTAATACTAAACGATTAACTTATATATGcaattcaaattttcattttttattttttttttaatgatttaaattttatctattttgtAATTATGTGTTTCATCTGATAAAAGCATCTGTCTTTCATTATCGATAATAAGTAATAAATCTTAAAGCTTTACAAAATTGATCTTAGAAGAATGTGTAagtcatattcacaaacagttttaacaaaaaattagacTCAACGCTGAATTAAACAATTGAATCAAATCCAAGATTCATTTAAGAATTAAGACAACTAGTAACATAGTTATTTACTCATATTCAACACAACTGCGATTCAATTCAGTAgggaaatttttataacttcCACGCCTCTTCAAGTATATACTTATTACAGATAAACTTAAGAATCAGAAAAACTGCTTCtcagattaaaaaataaaattaaataaaaaataattaggCAATAACTATCACCATagactttaaaaaataatgtctAGTGATGGATCCGTTGTCACGCAAAGTTGTTCAATGATTGAGATATACCTACATCTTGATatcaatttaaaaactttcgatttcaataataataacaataacttATTCCGCCTAGaaacttcaaaaaaaaaataagaaaaaatcacaacagtaataatgataataatactAATATAAGAAAACGGATCCACTACAAACAATTGCAACGTCACATGACACGCATATTATCCTTCTATTCGCATTTACACATGCATACATAACAGCTCAAACAAATTTACGCTAGCTATATGGACACTAGACCTCGGCACCGAGGTCTCGCACACCTTGTTCGGCAATCGGTACGTACTTATCGTCAATTCTTACGAGCAGTATCACCTTGTCGACGTGGGAACGCCGATTGGGATCGCGATGGTTCGGTGACCAGCGGTGAACGACACAACCTTCCATACCACGCTCTGGTACCCAATGTAGCCAGCCTGAGCGGCCACCCATCTGGCGCATCTTCTCATCTGGCCAGATCACATCGATACGCCGGCCCAGGTTTATTGCATCATACACATGATTCGGGTCCATTATCTGTGAGAAAAGAAGACTGTTGTAATTGTTTGTACAAACACTGCCTTACTCGTAGATGTCTGATTCGTTTCTAATCTTGAAAGTAAATATCTATTGCTCTTCAGTAGAATCACAGTCTAactgaatatttgaaaattatttgttatggTTGATAATACTCACGCGAACTCTTTGCAAAACCTCTTCCTTTTCAAGTTTGGCGCTAAAACTCGTTTCACTCTTGGACTCAGTCTTGATGTCGCCGCTGCTAAGAAGACCAGCGAGACTGGCTAGCGTTGAGCTAGTTGGCTTTCCCATCGAGGCGAGCGATCCTCGACAGTTGCCACCGACTGAGCTTGTGTTCGCGCGGCAGAGCGAGCCGCGACCCGTTGAACCGCCTATCTGACAGCCCGATTCCATAGATTGCGAACCGGATGTATTGTGGCCTGATTGATTATAGCCTGTGTAAGTTATTGATTAATTGATTGTTATAAACTTGTATGCTTATGAATAATTAAGAATATAAAGTATGAAAATCATGTTAACCTGAGTGTATATTGTAGGTCGTCATGGCATAAACACCGTCGTTACTAAATCCGCCGTCGTCGTGCGAGCCCGTTCCACCCGAAGAGCATCCTTGTCCACATCTTCTTCTCACCCTATTAGAATGGAGAAGTTATTAGCTCTAGAACTACGATGATTAActataaattcaaattgtaTCACGCACCTCCTCCAGAGTTTTagaacgttattttttattgcgcTGAGACTGAGTGGGCCACCGATCACAGAACAGAGCTGCTCGTTTGTTTCAGCGTAGCTGGTTGTGAGCGGTGATACGTAGATCGGATAACCGATAGGCTGATCGCAAGAACTATTTATAATATTGCGCAGGGCTTGTTTTGCATTCTGTATAGAACCTCGCTCCGGATTTCGATTCCGAAGATAAACCTgataatcaattattacatTATCAATATTTGTATGGCAACCTTCAATTaacgaattattatttaacataCCAATTCCTGTTGCTGACCAGCCCAGAGACCACGAACACACTCGCGATTCATTTTTATCACCCGAAAGCTTAAAAAGCGCTTGTTGAGCATTATAACCTTGTATTCATCTATACCATCATCCAAAACATGCCTACAATTAAAAACGTTGCTTTAATATTCAGAAATGATTGCAATATTGTACATCAAAGAGAGCATGACCGTTACGCCTTGTGTAAATAAATTGTCTTGTACCTAAGAGCCAAAAGGCTTGGAGCACCACTTAAGATAGCATTTCTCCAAAGTGGATCGGCTTCGTGACTAATGACAAGATTCCGATCGTGACTGTCGATAGCCTCATACAGAGCCGATGCCACCTCATAGGTGTCAGGACTCGTAAAATGGTCTTGATGGAGTTTTAGGGCCATTCGTACGCCCTTTGCTACGACACTACGAAGCAGATCGACGTCATGCAGAACCCACTCGTCACGAACAGACGTTATACGGAAGTCACCTAAACAAGAAAAGAAATTTTCGAATCATCATTTTACATGACACTGTATTCTTATTAGAAACGCGCAGAAGACTTGCCTTTGAAAAGAGCATGTAAGCCGTACAGAAAAAATTCAACGCTCGATACTGTATTGTGAGAAGCCGCTCCGAGTACACGTCTTCCCAGTAGACTAAGAGCTAAACAGAGTGATACAAGGCACGAGTCTCGAGATCTCTCCAACATCTGCAATAggaaatttattgttttattaaattatgttttaAAGAACActttcaaattcaaaactaaaaattacCTTATCTTGTTTTGTCGCACAAAACTGAATCCAATCTAAGTAAACGTTACAAAAACTACTTCTCGTAATACCGCTTGCTCGAAAGTCAAAATCTTCATCAATATTCATGTTGAAAACTGGATCCAAATCTACGAAATTTTTCTCTAACGTTTGTTTTAATGCGTCCACGATCTCTTGATTCTCCAACCACTGCTTTAGCTTTGAAGACTTGACCGCGTAGAAAATAATGCTCTTAACGTAGTAAGTTACTAAAACCTTTCTAAAGTCGAAGACTTGAAGCATCGAGCCCGCTGAATTGTCTGATATAGAATAACCTTCCAGAACATATTTCGCACTTGCAACTTCCCAAGCTAACCATCGTTGACTGGAATATTAAATAGAGtatgaattaataaaaaaaaaaaaaaaaaaaaaaaacaatggcGCTAACTTTTCTCGTGATATAAAATTTGGTCTTACCTAAATGCTGCATTAACGCTGAGTATATGCGAGAAGTGTCCCATTTCGCAACAGCAACAATTGTCGTTATCCTCTATACCTTCGGAAATAGCTTCAACCTCGCGTTGCTGACAATAGGTGCCCCTAAATTCAAGACCCCTAAGTTGAAAGGTGACGAGGCCATTACCCAGCTGGACGACGTGGACTAAACAGTTGAGGTAATCCGAAGCCAAAAGAAAACAGTCACCTTGTTCGACGGTACCCCACCTACCAAGGGCCAAATCGCCGTATAAACTGTGCTGCAGCGAACGTGTTAACTGCtcgtaaaaaattgaatttaaattgtTGTCATCAGCGCCGAGATTGCGCTCAAGATGTAACGACATCCGTGTGTTCGAATGATCCActctgttgaaaatatttaaatagtCAACAtagatatattatttaattaattctaTTGCAGgagttatttaataaaattgtgaTCATACCTTCTTGTCTTGTAATCTCTCTCCCAGAACTTGACTGGCCTGACGTAAGAACTGATGAAAATAGCACTTCCCAGTAACGGATTCAATGGTGTACTTAAGATTGCCGATATACCCGCTTGAAGAAACAGCATAGCCGAATGAGGCACCGAGAAGGGTTGTGCAAATGCATGAAAGGCACTTCCCCAGGTAATCTGCCAGGGCGCGATGTAAGTGACGATGAATCGGATTTTGAGCAGTAGTTCGTGCACCTTGGCGAAGATAATCGCCGTAACGAAGTAGTCAAGCAGGAAAGTCTCACTGTACTCGCGGAAGTCCATCCGAAAGAGCAGCACCGCAAAAACGAGGACGAGATAGCGCGTCGATGAGTCTGAATATGCAGAGCGTAAAGACTTAAGACCGCAGACGACGATTATGAGAGCTCCAACGCTCGGACCAAACTTCGATGAAATTTTGGTAGAAGATTCGGTGAGTGCGCCTAAGAATACAAGAGGGTACAAGATGTTGCGTTCGACAAAGCATAGGTAGACGTAGATCTTTTCAAACCACATTATCTTCACTGGTTTGCGAACTGTTTTATCGGatggaaaacaaattttattattatgagaaacaataattataaatttaatgctgaattgtaaaaattaatcaccTTCAAATTGCGAATGTTCAAAGCTACGCAGAACAGGCCGGGCCAGACATAACCAGGGCAGCTGCTTTCTAAGTTGTGGCATTATGTAGTGCAACAACAGGCCTAATATACCCGTAAACGACCAAAGAACGGGATTGATCTCTGGCTGTAGAGCCGTGAAGACTGTTGATGAGTGTATAGCGAAAGAGAGGATCCCGATGACCGAGCATGCGATGATGTCGTTTTTGAGTCTCGCTTTCACAGTAGACCTTAATTTTTTAGGCAGAGGATCAAAGAGCTCTGAATCCGACGCCTGCTCACCAACTACAATTTTCATATCCTTTTTCTTCGAATGAGACTTAGTTTTTGGTGGCTTAGCAGGTGTGTTAGGGTTTTTAGGTGCAGATAAAGATGCAGCGGCGCCAGCAGCAGTGCTAGTTGCAGCAGACGCTGCTTGGGAATTTGAGTTATCACGCCTGGAAGTATTTTCAATGACCTTGACTTGTTTTTCTTCAAGGTATACTTCGGGTGGCCAAAGGTTCGTTTTTACTATGTCCCAAATTACGCTTGGATCAGACGACGATCTGAAACGTCAAAAGGGTAAAACATATatagaaaaatgaaataaaaagtaaacaaatattacacataaaaataaaatacaatatacCTGCTGAGATGGTAAGAGATGGCAACCAGCAAACCAgcaaatattgaaaatagtaTATGCTGTGACGATTTAGGTTCCATCAGTGCGCCGTAAGCAAATCCGTATAGCGTGACGACGGTTATGACACTCCGAAAAAGGCAGTATATAGATGAGACTAGACTGGTGGTGGCATTACCGCCGAATAAGTGAATATCCGTGTGTTCGCAGAGATACATGAGGAAGGTATTGATCTGAGGGAAGAGGCCGAGTGAGAAAACGATAGGAAAACAGAGTAAAAAGATGAGGAGGACATTGCGTGTCTGAACGATGACGTTGTAGTCGAGAATCTGCATACCGTAGACCCGAAACTCCGAGTTCTTAAAGTTTTTCAAGGATGACTCAAGGATGAGGATTATACTTGTGCAGAGAATGTAGTAGATTGGCCTGCAATTAAAAA
The sequence above is drawn from the Nasonia vitripennis strain AsymCx chromosome 4, Nvit_psr_1.1, whole genome shotgun sequence genome and encodes:
- the LOC100117526 gene encoding pecanex-like protein 3 isoform X4 is translated as MGSQTLEILRQGVWASLTGGWFYDPHLDIFSNTFHLYVWLFLLCLPFTIYLYFPPTLYVWLAYCSTIVALFGTIKCINHALHCVYDTTECLEEPNQNISQQKLESEKKRDSRTKRREQPQDQDFLGIELQVLNGRPDIPLVECSSRNSYIEPNTQNADADSITSDYTRDKPNSTIDLKVEIHRKNSSESSEEAAQLNKPIVTERRPISPKYLAPSGRGQSMSRKFCRHASEDSRTRYSKSNNLGKTGSESQIKQTSSMELETSTDRFWKYMEAHVLNDQPQSLEIISIISKKEDADKNKIPSHPQSLEVISKMPHQQLVHPQSLETIRAFSKIADQTDDNNLPLHPQSLETINSKKSLPQNTLKRNRLQLLPHLSCGSEIGHPIAEQSDEQIPTENSGRYNLQDSYSPLLTRKDNDDRFLRYIVDTTVDNDSANSRDALLEEPKPVTKRRFSNTSQSSWDLSDGERRKEKRKEKSKHQQQSDDPINSGSIVGIDWLFENGEGEPWTNKILWTSQKSDDDTDASDSIQTASTDYLPSKEPDSGSSSTTTLSLENEVKRKLLPSQSEVDSKRQQGAIPKQSRARLNNSSNSASNSVEAVVASSSSAAAASAGVSGSTDQVIAAVDEVQVVPAPRPTKKRLSTATRERRERMHNGAAASASNVQNHNEISNSVSARFVPSNAGVGGGSNNELSTLLPSPAPPLLAALLNQSGRPAADLPSQSSTMADLRQTRGPYDIRGSRSRYKKMHRSKGTRRKQRNINPAHADQDFTTLTRFLYHITANPETPEDSVHYFRDDGGRWLAYTFDDKAVAASGGTMPAIPAIAAGAAATTPARVMPEPSEGRSQLLNTLLRQHLNQNLHYDGNYDLPDVPDLSSNSYSSLSLNSAGLTVVIDTPPALTPPVLSSPVNINNNNTSSSNNNNTSNSGAGSSNGSGAMGGQSKLLPGPLPSATMSSSNVTASNQAVVASTSGGAGTSSEGNNPHNSQRMPYRQLITDSIADRNRRLQSLLGNLESANAANCGPVDGNQMPVMSLPMNQENFTWNRFINEFIGFDEPSHMKTKPTRHYYKWKIGRLPHVKVRFDRLSLLALLDRNLTVVETIISTMLAVAVAGLGLLILHQGFYRDIFAFIFCFVTAGCQYSLLKSVQPDAASPTHGFNRIVVFSRPIYYILCTSIILILESSLKNFKNSEFRVYGMQILDYNVIVQTRNVLLIFLLCFPIVFSLGLFPQINTFLMYLCEHTDIHLFGGNATTSLVSSIYCLFRSVITVVTLYGFAYGALMEPKSSQHILFSIFAGLLVAISYHLSRSSSDPSVIWDIVKTNLWPPEVYLEEKQVKVIENTSRRDNSNSQAASAATSTAAGAAASLSAPKNPNTPAKPPKTKSHSKKKDMKIVVGEQASDSELFDPLPKKLRSTVKARLKNDIIACSVIGILSFAIHSSTVFTALQPEINPVLWSFTGILGLLLHYIMPQLRKQLPWLCLARPVLRSFEHSQFEVRKPVKIMWFEKIYVYLCFVERNILYPLVFLGALTESSTKISSKFGPSVGALIIVVCGLKSLRSAYSDSSTRYLVLVFAVLLFRMDFREYSETFLLDYFVTAIIFAKVHELLLKIRFIVTYIAPWQITWGSAFHAFAQPFSVPHSAMLFLQAGISAILSTPLNPLLGSAIFISSYVRPVKFWERDYKTRRVDHSNTRMSLHLERNLGADDNNLNSIFYEQLTRSLQHSLYGDLALGRWGTVEQGDCFLLASDYLNCLVHVVQLGNGLVTFQLRGLEFRGTYCQQREVEAISEGIEDNDNCCCCEMGHFSHILSVNAAFSQRWLAWEVASAKYVLEGYSISDNSAGSMLQVFDFRKVLVTYYVKSIIFYAVKSSKLKQWLENQEIVDALKQTLEKNFVDLDPVFNMNIDEDFDFRASGITRSSFCNVYLDWIQFCATKQDKMLERSRDSCLVSLCLALSLLGRRVLGAASHNTVSSVEFFLYGLHALFKGDFRITSVRDEWVLHDVDLLRSVVAKGVRMALKLHQDHFTSPDTYEVASALYEAIDSHDRNLVISHEADPLWRNAILSGAPSLLALRHVLDDGIDEYKVIMLNKRFLSFRVIKMNRECVRGLWAGQQQELVYLRNRNPERGSIQNAKQALRNIINSSCDQPIGYPIYVSPLTTSYAETNEQLCSVIGGPLSLSAIKNNVLKLWRRVRRRCGQGCSSGGTGSHDDGGFSNDGVYAMTTYNIHSGYNQSGHNTSGSQSMESGCQIGGSTGRGSLCRANTSSVGGNCRGSLASMGKPTSSTLASLAGLLSSGDIKTESKSETSFSAKLEKEEVLQRVRIMDPNHVYDAINLGRRIDVIWPDEKMRQMGGRSGWLHWVPERGMEGCVVHRWSPNHRDPNRRSHVDKVILLVRIDDKYVPIAEQGVRDLGAEV
- the LOC100117526 gene encoding pecanex-like protein 3 isoform X2, which translates into the protein MGSQTLEILRQGVWASLTGGWFYDPHLDIFSNTFHLYVWLFLLCLPFTIYLYFPPTLYVWLAYCSTIVALFGTIKCINHALHCVYDTTECLEEPNQNISQQKLESEKKRDSRTKRREQPQDQDFLGIELQVLNGRPDIPLVECSSRNSYIEPNTQNADADSITSDYTRDKPNSTIDLKVEIHRKNSSESSEEAAQLNKPIVTGIYVYEAELVSEQDHEQHYINRIYGRGQSMSRKFCRHASEDSRTRYSKSNNLGKTGSESQIKQTSSMELETSTDRFWKYMEAHVLNDQPQSLEIISIISKKEDADKNKIPSHPQSLEVISKMPHQQLVHPQSLETIRAFSKIADQTDDNNLPLHPQSLETINSKKSLPQNTLKRNRLQLLPHLSCGSEIGHPIAEQSDEQIPTENSGRYNLQDSYSPLLTRKDNDDRFLRYIVDTTVDNDSANSRDALLEEPKPVTKRRFSNTSQSSWDLSDGERRKEKRKEKSKHQQQSDDPINSGSIVGIDWLFENGEGEPWTNKILWTSQKSDDDTDASDSIQTASTDYLPSKEPDSGSSSTTTLSLENEVKRKLLPSQSEVDSKRQQGAIPKQSRARLNNSSNSASNSVEAVVASSSSAAAASAGVSGSTDQVIAAVDEVQVVPAPRPTKKRLSTATRERRERMHNGAAASASNVQNHNEISNSVSARFVPSNAGVGGGSNNELSTLLPSPAPPLLAALLNQSGRPAADLPSQSSTMADLRQTRGPYDIRGSRSRYKKMHRSKGTRRKQRNINPAHADQDFTTLTRFLYHITANPETPEDSVHYFRDDGGRWLAYTFDDKAVAASGGTMPAIPAIAAGAAATTPARVMPEPSEGRSQLLNTLLRQHLNQNLHYDGNYDLPDVPDLSSNSYSSLSLNSAGLTVVIDTPPALTPPVLSSPVNINNNNTSSSNNNNTSNSGAGSSNGSGAMGGQSKLLPGPLPSATMSSSNVTASNQAVVASTSGGAGTSSEGNNPHNSQRMPYRQLITDSIADRNRRLQSLLGNLESANAANCGPVDGNQMPVMSLPMNQENFTWNRFINEFIGFDEPSHMKTKPTRHYYKWKIGRLPHVKVRFDRLSLLALLDRNLTVVETIISTMLAVAVAGLGLLILHQGFYRDIFAFIFCFVTAGCQYSLLKSVQPDAASPTHGFNRIVVFSRPIYYILCTSIILILESSLKNFKNSEFRVYGMQILDYNVIVQTRNVLLIFLLCFPIVFSLGLFPQINTFLMYLCEHTDIHLFGGNATTSLVSSIYCLFRSVITVVTLYGFAYGALMEPKSSQHILFSIFAGLLVAISYHLSRSSSDPSVIWDIVKTNLWPPEVYLEEKQVKVIENTSRRDNSNSQAASAATSTAAGAAASLSAPKNPNTPAKPPKTKSHSKKKDMKIVVGEQASDSELFDPLPKKLRSTVKARLKNDIIACSVIGILSFAIHSSTVFTALQPEINPVLWSFTGILGLLLHYIMPQLRKQLPWLCLARPVLRSFEHSQFEVRKPVKIMWFEKIYVYLCFVERNILYPLVFLGALTESSTKISSKFGPSVGALIIVVCGLKSLRSAYSDSSTRYLVLVFAVLLFRMDFREYSETFLLDYFVTAIIFAKVHELLLKIRFIVTYIAPWQITWGSAFHAFAQPFSVPHSAMLFLQAGISAILSTPLNPLLGSAIFISSYVRPVKFWERDYKTRRVDHSNTRMSLHLERNLGADDNNLNSIFYEQLTRSLQHSLYGDLALGRWGTVEQGDCFLLASDYLNCLVHVVQLGNGLVTFQLRGLEFRGTYCQQREVEAISEGIEDNDNCCCCEMGHFSHILSVNAAFSQRWLAWEVASAKYVLEGYSISDNSAGSMLQVFDFRKVLVTYYVKSIIFYAVKSSKLKQWLENQEIVDALKQTLEKNFVDLDPVFNMNIDEDFDFRASGITRSSFCNVYLDWIQFCATKQDKMLERSRDSCLVSLCLALSLLGRRVLGAASHNTVSSVEFFLYGLHALFKGDFRITSVRDEWVLHDVDLLRSVVAKGVRMALKLHQDHFTSPDTYEVASALYEAIDSHDRNLVISHEADPLWRNAILSGAPSLLALRHVLDDGIDEYKVIMLNKRFLSFRVIKMNRECVRGLWAGQQQELVYLRNRNPERGSIQNAKQALRNIINSSCDQPIGYPIYVSPLTTSYAETNEQLCSVIGGPLSLSAIKNNVLKLWRRVRRRCGQGCSSGGTGSHDDGGFSNDGVYAMTTYNIHSGYNQSGHNTSGSQSMESGCQIGGSTGRGSLCRANTSSVGGNCRGSLASMGKPTSSTLASLAGLLSSGDIKTESKSETSFSAKLEKEEVLQRVRIMDPNHVYDAINLGRRIDVIWPDEKMRQMGGRSGWLHWVPERGMEGCVVHRWSPNHRDPNRRSHVDKVILLVRIDDKYVPIAEQGVRDLGAEV